One Faecalispora anaeroviscerum genomic window carries:
- a CDS encoding STAS domain-containing protein: MNDVRLILKEGTLTALLSGEIDHHNARGVRESIDETAGKTKPKELILDFSRVQFMDSSGVGLIMGRYRLMQVLGGSVTIANLPPKVEKVVSMAGLDKLVKFEKGVVYRETDE, encoded by the coding sequence ATGAACGATGTCAGGCTGATCTTAAAAGAAGGCACGCTGACGGCCCTGCTCAGCGGCGAAATCGACCATCATAACGCCCGGGGTGTTCGGGAATCTATTGATGAAACGGCCGGGAAAACGAAGCCAAAGGAGCTGATTTTGGATTTTTCCAGAGTGCAGTTTATGGACAGCTCGGGCGTGGGATTGATTATGGGGCGTTACCGGCTGATGCAGGTGCTGGGGGGTTCCGTCACCATTGCAAATCTGCCGCCGAAGGTGGAAAAGGTGGTTTCTATGGCGGGGCTGGACAAGCTGGTGAAATTTGAAAAAGGAGTGGTATACCGTGAAACCGATGAATGA
- the spoIIAB gene encoding anti-sigma F factor yields the protein MKPMNEMNVSFLSCSANEGFARAVVSAFVAQMDPTIDEISDIKTAVSEAVTNCIVHAYRDTLGMIYISAKMYEDGAVQIRIRDKGCGIEDVLKAREPLFTTGGEERAGLGFAVMESFMDEVGVTSRVQKGTTVTLKKKLARRRAVND from the coding sequence GTGAAACCGATGAATGAAATGAATGTGTCTTTTCTCAGCTGTTCTGCAAACGAAGGCTTTGCGCGGGCGGTGGTATCGGCATTTGTGGCGCAGATGGACCCGACCATCGACGAGATTTCAGACATTAAAACGGCGGTGTCAGAGGCGGTGACGAACTGCATTGTCCACGCGTACCGCGATACGCTGGGCATGATTTACATATCTGCCAAAATGTATGAGGATGGCGCAGTGCAAATTCGCATTCGCGACAAGGGCTGCGGTATTGAAGATGTGCTGAAGGCGAGGGAGCCGCTGTTTACAACCGGCGGCGAAGAGCGCGCAGGCCTGGGTTTTGCGGTAATGGAAAGCTTTATGGATGAGGTCGGCGTAACCTCCCGCGTACAGAAGGGAACGACCGTTACACTGAAGAAGAAGCTGGCCCGCAGACGGGCTGTAAATGATTGA
- a CDS encoding penicillin-binding transpeptidase domain-containing protein gives MAKGTTIRMWRRTLFLLAIFMVVGFGAIIFSLVKLQLVEGQGLQERAVEQQMKDTTIPAMRGAIYDRNLRPLAQSATVWTVVLEPAYLTTDEQRETIAEGLSQILGMDKNEILEHTKKKSYYDVLKRKVETEVKDEILKFKEEKKIGNGIRMIEDYKRYYPFGSFAATLLGFTGTDNQGLSGLEAYYDKQLTGTAGRLVTAKNAIGTDMPFQYEQKVEAQDGYSLVLTIDEIVQHFLEKYLEEGVVNNKVQNRATAIAMDVKTGAILGLAVKGDFDPNYPLIISDPTEAARVANMPEGDTTTEEGKKIKQAKAQAKTVAQQAQWRNKAVSDTYYPGSVFKMVVGSMGMEEGVVNENTQFFCNGAAVVSGTTIRCWKHGGHGSETFVQGLMNSCNPVFIKVGEMLGAERFFKYFAAFGLTEKTGVDLPGEAGSLYYTASQLNPVELATESFGQNFSITPIQMVTAAAAVANGGYLVQPHLVSQVLDSDGNIVQSVDTKVKRQVVSEDVSRRMSKILQMNATTGTAKNGYLPGYRVAGKTGTSEKVAEYNAGGKKKMKYIASYCGFAPADDPQIALLVFFDEPEGDSYYGGAVAGPVFAKMMEEILPYLGVERKYTDAEMEKLDVATPDVTGKKLDAAKAALQKVNLKQKVYGSGDTVLKQIPESGKSIPQNGTVVLMMDAGSESRQVTVPNLTGMTLTQANSAAAEAGINITISGAALTGGKAQSHSQSIAAGTKVSPGTVVNVGFVEFDQVQ, from the coding sequence ATGGCAAAAGGAACAACCATCCGAATGTGGCGCAGAACGCTTTTTTTGCTGGCTATATTCATGGTAGTGGGGTTCGGGGCGATCATATTTAGTCTGGTCAAGCTGCAGCTGGTGGAGGGGCAGGGCCTTCAGGAGCGTGCGGTGGAGCAACAGATGAAGGATACAACCATTCCGGCGATGCGCGGAGCAATTTACGACCGCAATCTGCGCCCTCTGGCGCAGAGCGCAACGGTGTGGACCGTTGTGCTAGAGCCTGCTTATCTCACAACCGACGAGCAGCGTGAAACGATTGCCGAGGGTTTGTCTCAAATCCTTGGGATGGATAAAAACGAGATTCTGGAGCATACAAAAAAGAAAAGCTATTACGATGTGTTAAAGCGCAAGGTAGAAACCGAGGTCAAGGATGAAATCCTGAAATTTAAGGAAGAAAAGAAAATCGGTAACGGTATCCGAATGATTGAAGATTATAAGCGGTATTATCCATTCGGCAGCTTTGCTGCCACGCTTCTGGGATTTACCGGTACCGACAACCAGGGCCTTTCCGGCCTCGAAGCATACTATGATAAGCAGCTAACCGGCACCGCCGGGCGGCTGGTCACAGCAAAAAATGCCATCGGCACCGACATGCCATTTCAGTATGAACAGAAGGTGGAAGCGCAGGATGGTTACAGTCTGGTGCTGACCATCGATGAGATCGTGCAGCATTTTCTGGAAAAATATCTGGAAGAGGGCGTTGTGAATAACAAGGTTCAGAACCGTGCCACGGCAATCGCCATGGATGTGAAAACAGGCGCGATTCTTGGCCTTGCGGTCAAAGGGGATTTCGACCCCAACTATCCGCTGATTATTTCAGACCCGACTGAGGCGGCGCGTGTGGCCAACATGCCAGAAGGAGACACCACCACCGAAGAGGGTAAAAAAATTAAGCAGGCCAAAGCACAGGCCAAAACGGTTGCCCAACAGGCCCAGTGGAGAAACAAGGCGGTCAGTGATACTTATTACCCCGGCTCTGTCTTTAAAATGGTGGTTGGTTCTATGGGGATGGAAGAGGGTGTAGTCAACGAAAATACGCAGTTCTTCTGTAATGGTGCGGCAGTTGTTTCCGGTACCACCATTCGCTGTTGGAAGCACGGCGGGCACGGCAGCGAAACCTTTGTACAGGGTTTAATGAACTCCTGCAACCCGGTATTTATCAAGGTGGGTGAAATGCTGGGGGCGGAGCGCTTCTTTAAATATTTCGCGGCGTTCGGACTGACCGAAAAAACAGGGGTCGATCTGCCCGGCGAAGCGGGGAGCCTGTATTACACCGCCAGTCAATTGAACCCTGTTGAGCTTGCGACGGAATCGTTCGGCCAGAACTTCAGCATCACCCCGATCCAGATGGTCACCGCGGCGGCGGCAGTTGCAAATGGCGGTTATCTGGTGCAGCCCCATCTGGTCAGCCAGGTGCTCGACAGCGACGGAAACATCGTTCAGTCTGTGGATACCAAGGTGAAGCGTCAGGTCGTTTCAGAGGATGTGTCCCGCCGCATGAGCAAGATCCTGCAGATGAATGCCACCACGGGTACCGCGAAAAACGGTTACCTGCCTGGCTACCGTGTGGCCGGTAAGACCGGTACCTCTGAAAAAGTGGCGGAGTACAACGCCGGCGGCAAAAAAAAGATGAAATACATCGCTTCTTATTGCGGTTTTGCCCCGGCGGACGACCCACAGATTGCTCTGCTGGTGTTCTTCGATGAGCCGGAGGGAGACAGCTACTACGGCGGCGCGGTCGCCGGCCCCGTATTTGCTAAAATGATGGAAGAAATTCTGCCCTATCTGGGTGTTGAGAGAAAATATACCGACGCAGAAATGGAAAAACTCGACGTAGCAACGCCGGATGTGACTGGAAAGAAGCTTGATGCAGCCAAAGCAGCGCTGCAGAAGGTAAACCTGAAGCAGAAGGTGTATGGCAGCGGTGATACGGTGCTCAAACAAATTCCGGAATCCGGCAAGAGTATCCCGCAGAACGGTACGGTGGTGCTGATGATGGACGCCGGTAGCGAGAGCCGTCAGGTAACGGTACCGAATCTGACCGGCATGACGCTGACGCAGGCTAACAGCGCCGCAGCCGAAGCTGGAATTAACATTACGATTTCCGGCGCTGCCCTAACGGGAGGGAAAGCGCAGTCGCATTCTCAGAGTATCGCTGCGGGAACAAAGGTGTCCCCCGGTACGGTGGTCAACGTTGGATTTGTTGAATTTGACCAGGTGCAGTAG
- the rsmH gene encoding 16S rRNA (cytosine(1402)-N(4))-methyltransferase RsmH, translating into MSFEHVPVLFQETINSLNIQPDGIYIDGTAGGGGHSEAIAKRLGAAGTLLSIDQDPDAIEAVKKRLGNYPNVLVRQGNFSQMRLLAADCGFSEVDGVLMDIGVSSHQLDTAERGFSYHQDAPLDMRMSQQGTSAADLVNTLPWQELARILSQYGEEKSAVRIAKGIVATREETPITTTLQLAEVVRQSVPAAVRREPGHPARKTFQALRIQVNGELDRLSEGLDAAFSLLKPGGRLAVITFHSLEDRIVKKRMAQWCQGCICPPDFPVCVCGRTPKAELLYKRGLSPSEEELKENPRSRSSRLRVCIKLQ; encoded by the coding sequence GTGAGTTTTGAACATGTCCCGGTGTTGTTTCAGGAAACCATCAATTCCCTGAACATACAGCCAGATGGAATTTACATTGACGGTACCGCGGGCGGCGGCGGTCATTCCGAAGCAATCGCAAAGCGGCTCGGTGCCGCGGGAACGCTTTTGTCCATTGATCAGGACCCGGATGCGATCGAAGCTGTGAAAAAGCGTTTGGGGAATTACCCCAACGTGCTGGTGCGGCAGGGCAACTTTTCTCAAATGCGTTTGTTGGCCGCAGATTGCGGCTTTAGCGAAGTAGATGGCGTGCTGATGGATATTGGTGTGTCCTCTCATCAGCTGGATACAGCGGAGCGTGGCTTTTCCTATCATCAGGACGCGCCGCTCGATATGCGCATGAGTCAGCAGGGTACAAGTGCGGCAGATCTGGTAAACACGCTGCCGTGGCAGGAGCTGGCCAGAATCCTGAGTCAGTACGGAGAAGAAAAAAGTGCGGTGCGTATCGCCAAGGGCATCGTTGCTACCAGAGAAGAGACTCCCATTACCACTACGCTGCAGCTTGCAGAGGTCGTTCGGCAGTCGGTTCCGGCAGCTGTTCGCAGAGAGCCGGGGCACCCTGCCCGCAAAACCTTTCAGGCGCTGCGGATTCAGGTCAACGGCGAGCTTGACCGCCTTTCGGAGGGGCTAGATGCAGCGTTCTCTCTTTTAAAGCCCGGAGGACGTTTGGCTGTAATTACCTTCCATTCTCTGGAAGACCGAATCGTAAAAAAAAGAATGGCTCAGTGGTGCCAGGGTTGCATTTGCCCGCCAGATTTCCCGGTATGCGTGTGCGGCAGAACGCCGAAGGCGGAGCTTCTTTATAAAAGAGGTCTTTCCCCCTCCGAGGAAGAGCTAAAGGAGAATCCGCGCAGCCGCAGCTCCAGACTGAGGGTGTGCATCAAATTACAGTAA
- the mraZ gene encoding division/cell wall cluster transcriptional repressor MraZ, whose translation MLIGEYQHNIDPKGRVIIPARFREDLGERFYITKGLDGCLFVLSGVEWERLQEKIRQMPISKARGLQRFFFSGAAEVEPDKQGRVLIPQQLRDYAQIQKDVAVIGASSRAEIWDADRWAEFNSGLTEDSIAEAMDLLEL comes from the coding sequence ATGTTGATTGGAGAATACCAACATAATATTGATCCGAAAGGCCGAGTGATTATCCCCGCCAGATTCCGCGAAGATTTGGGCGAGCGGTTTTATATCACCAAAGGTCTGGATGGGTGCCTTTTTGTGCTTTCGGGCGTGGAATGGGAGCGTTTGCAGGAGAAAATCCGCCAGATGCCGATTTCAAAAGCCAGAGGGCTTCAGCGCTTTTTCTTTTCCGGCGCGGCCGAGGTTGAGCCGGACAAGCAGGGACGAGTGCTGATTCCGCAACAGCTGCGGGATTACGCACAGATTCAGAAGGATGTAGCAGTGATCGGCGCTTCAAGCCGAGCTGAAATTTGGGATGCAGACCGCTGGGCGGAATTCAATTCTGGCCTGACAGAGGATAGCATCGCGGAAGCGATGGATCTTTTGGAATTATAA
- a CDS encoding bifunctional folylpolyglutamate synthase/dihydrofolate synthase codes for MTYQEALEQISSQAKFGIKPGLERIIRLLNKMGNPQDRLKFVHVAGTNGKGSTCALLSSVLTAAGYKTGLYISPYILEFRERMQICGEMIPKEELAALTEELLPLIQEMEQEGDSLTEFEFITALAMEWFARSECDVVVLEVGLGGRFDATNIIKTPLVSVIMSISLDHTGILGDTVEKIAFEKAGIIKEGGDTVVFSRQEPGAMQVMREAAQQRNNSFCVADPKEMEQVEGDLFGTRFVYRGASMQMSLIGEHQVLNAATVLATLDVLRSKGFKLPLQKVAQGFAKVSFPARLELLSKSPVFLLDGAHNPNGVQALAAALRQYLSGRKITAIMGMLADKDSHASVGYLNGLLDQVYTLTPDNPRAMQAEDFAALWQDMGVSAKAAESPRQAVELALAHAGSDGAVVVCGSLYLAAEIRPIAIEILKGMAPSA; via the coding sequence ATGACTTATCAAGAAGCGCTGGAACAAATATCCTCTCAGGCAAAGTTTGGTATTAAGCCGGGCCTGGAACGCATTATAAGGCTGCTCAATAAAATGGGGAACCCTCAGGATCGGCTGAAGTTTGTGCATGTGGCCGGTACCAACGGCAAGGGCTCAACCTGTGCGCTGCTTTCTTCCGTATTGACTGCGGCAGGCTACAAGACGGGCCTGTATATTTCCCCCTATATTCTAGAATTTCGCGAGCGCATGCAGATCTGCGGGGAGATGATCCCCAAAGAGGAGCTGGCTGCTCTCACGGAGGAGCTGCTTCCGCTGATTCAGGAGATGGAGCAGGAGGGAGACTCCCTCACGGAATTCGAATTCATCACGGCGCTGGCCATGGAGTGGTTTGCCCGCAGCGAATGCGATGTGGTGGTGCTGGAGGTTGGTCTCGGTGGCCGCTTCGATGCGACTAATATTATCAAAACTCCGCTTGTGTCGGTCATCATGTCTATCTCGCTTGATCATACCGGAATCCTGGGAGATACGGTGGAGAAAATTGCGTTTGAAAAGGCCGGCATCATCAAAGAGGGCGGCGATACCGTTGTGTTCTCGCGGCAGGAGCCCGGAGCGATGCAGGTGATGCGTGAGGCTGCACAACAGCGGAACAACAGCTTCTGTGTTGCTGACCCGAAGGAGATGGAGCAGGTAGAGGGCGATCTGTTCGGCACCCGCTTTGTCTACCGTGGAGCCTCCATGCAGATGTCGCTCATCGGCGAGCATCAGGTGCTCAATGCGGCTACAGTTCTGGCCACGTTGGATGTTTTGCGCAGTAAGGGCTTTAAGCTTCCCTTGCAAAAGGTGGCGCAGGGCTTTGCAAAGGTGTCTTTTCCGGCGCGTCTGGAGCTGCTCTCCAAAAGCCCGGTTTTTCTGCTGGATGGCGCGCATAACCCGAACGGAGTGCAGGCGCTGGCGGCGGCTTTGCGGCAGTACCTCTCCGGCAGGAAAATCACAGCCATCATGGGTATGTTGGCCGATAAAGACAGCCATGCCTCGGTCGGCTATCTGAACGGTCTGCTCGATCAGGTCTACACGCTTACTCCCGATAATCCCCGCGCGATGCAGGCGGAGGATTTCGCCGCGCTTTGGCAGGACATGGGAGTTTCGGCCAAGGCGGCAGAGTCGCCCCGGCAGGCGGTGGAGCTGGCTCTGGCCCACGCAGGGAGTGACGGCGCAGTAGTGGTGTGCGGTTCGCTGTACCTTGCGGCAGAGATTCGCCCGATTGCCATCGAAATTTTAAAAGGGATGGCTCCATCCGCATAA
- a CDS encoding sigma-70 family RNA polymerase sigma factor: MIDRDRMISENIGLVHACAKRFKARGVEYEDLFQAGCMGLVKAVDHFEEERGLRFSTYAVPVILGEMRRLFRDGGSVKVGRALKELSMKATRATAEFNRIHGRTPTIGELAAELGVEITEAAQAVNAGQQPLSLTAAEDEGGGQIDVPVDAPDERISELLSLQQVVGELEPKDRSIIVYRYFKSQTQAQTAQALGMTQVQVSRREKVILRGLREKLLE, from the coding sequence ATGATTGATCGGGATCGCATGATCAGCGAGAACATCGGTCTGGTGCACGCGTGTGCCAAACGCTTTAAGGCGCGCGGCGTGGAGTATGAGGATCTGTTCCAGGCGGGATGTATGGGGCTGGTCAAGGCGGTCGATCATTTTGAGGAGGAGCGCGGGCTGCGTTTTTCCACGTATGCGGTACCGGTGATTCTTGGTGAAATGCGCCGTCTGTTTCGCGATGGCGGCAGTGTTAAGGTGGGACGCGCGCTCAAGGAGCTTTCTATGAAAGCGACAAGGGCAACAGCGGAGTTTAACAGAATCCACGGTAGAACCCCCACTATTGGGGAACTTGCGGCGGAGCTTGGGGTCGAAATCACCGAAGCGGCGCAGGCGGTAAATGCCGGGCAGCAGCCCCTTTCGCTCACTGCGGCGGAGGATGAAGGCGGCGGGCAGATCGATGTGCCGGTGGACGCGCCCGACGAACGAATTTCGGAGCTGCTCTCTTTGCAGCAGGTGGTTGGTGAGCTGGAGCCGAAGGATAGAAGCATCATTGTATACCGGTACTTTAAAAGCCAGACGCAGGCGCAAACTGCCCAGGCCCTGGGTATGACTCAGGTGCAGGTTTCCCGCAGGGAGAAGGTGATTCTGCGGGGTCTGCGGGAAAAGCTTTTAGAATAA